The Candidatus Woesearchaeota archaeon sequence CGCGGTTATTCTGGCCCTGGGCTGCCGTGCATGTGGCTGAGGTTGTTTGGCTGCCGCAGTCCATTGGCGCGCATTGGCCCCAGTTGCAGCCCGCAACGGCCTGGCAGCTCGACTGGTCTGCAAAATTATAGCATTGCTTTTCCGGCGGCCCCTCGCACCTGTTTCTCCACTCGCATGACTTGCCGATTGAATTGTTCTCGCATGTTGAGGCATTTGAAGCGGACAGGCTCCAGCAATTTTTTTGGTCGCACCAGCCCGATGCACTGCTCTGCCAGGAGCAAGACTTGCTTATTGAATTGGTGCTGTTTTGGCACGCAGTCTGTGTAAAGAAATTCCAGCATCCGAGAGGCGAGCACCATGTTCCCCAGCCGTCGCTGTTCCACTGGCAATCGCCCTGCGATTCGCATCCGGATTCGTCATGGTCATAGAGATAGCAATTGCTGGCATCTGATGATTGGCCTGATATAATTGCCAGCATCGCTATGAGCATGGCAAAGAAAACAGTCCTGACCGCGTACGAAAGGCCTCTTTTTGTCCCGTTATCCTTCATTTTCTAGCAAATTCACCAGTTAATCCAACCCATAAAATAATTTGTTTAAGCCTTAAACAATCGTTATTACGAACCTATATAAATATTTTACTGTTAAAAAGGGATAATTTCCTAAGATTTCATGGAAGAGAATATTTTTTTGATGTCCCTTATGGAATTTGCTGTGAAATGCGCAATGTCGGATTTTTTCTCCAGGGAATTCCCATATCGTGCATAAATTGCCACCATGCCAAGTTTTTTTGCGCCGGCAATGTCCCGGCTCGCCCTGTCGCCGACCATTATGCAGTTTTTCAGGCTGACATTCAGCCTCTTTGAAGCGAGCACAAACCCTTTTTTGTCCGGCTTTGTTGCCCTGACATCATCCTTCGTCAATATCACATCAAAATATTCATCAAAGCCAACTGCACAAAGCCTCAGGTATGCCTCCAGCTTAGGCGCATCGGAAAGGATGGCGAGCTTGTATCCCGAGGAGCGCAAAAAAATCAGAAGGTCCTTGGCGCCTGGATATGGCCTCAACAGGCCTGCATTTACCTTGCGGTATGCCAGGATAGCGTGCGCAAGAATCCGGTAATCGACCTTGCCGTACCGTGTCCTGAGGAATTTCTGGAAGATTTTCTGGTCCTCAATCCCCTTTTTCCAGTAAAATTTTGAGAAATCCCTGTGAAGCCCCTCAAAATCCTCGTCGAGCCCTGCATCAATCATTGCCTTTACAGATTCGCGGATAACCAAATTCTTTCTTTCGACAAAATCAATCAGAGTATCATCCAGGTCAAATATCACAGCTTTTGCCATCTTGGTTAATCACATATTGCTGAATTTTGCATGCTTTATAAATTTCGCGATTATTTGCCGGGATTAATATGTGCACCTGCACAGGCAAAAAAGGCAGCATTTGGCATCACCTTTATATTCTTGTAAGCCTTTGCGCGTGGTATTGGGGCAGATATGGATTGTTATTTCCTTTTTTTGTATGCAAAATAGTTTGGATGTAATATAGGA is a genomic window containing:
- a CDS encoding HAD-IA family hydrolase is translated as MAKAVIFDLDDTLIDFVERKNLVIRESVKAMIDAGLDEDFEGLHRDFSKFYWKKGIEDQKIFQKFLRTRYGKVDYRILAHAILAYRKVNAGLLRPYPGAKDLLIFLRSSGYKLAILSDAPKLEAYLRLCAVGFDEYFDVILTKDDVRATKPDKKGFVLASKRLNVSLKNCIMVGDRASRDIAGAKKLGMVAIYARYGNSLEKKSDIAHFTANSIRDIKKIFSSMKS